From one Cydia strobilella chromosome 24, ilCydStro3.1, whole genome shotgun sequence genomic stretch:
- the LOC134752214 gene encoding uncharacterized protein LOC134752214 — MDFGYCRFCETQGEHTNMVSELVLRGGQENYFDMLLDCFNVFLATDSTISSLICTTCAQRLRDAREFKQLVLRAQSGVRRAAATLKDGRPGRYLKIKPEPEDPTEPEDPGPDPLRISGVVVKSEPDIDIVEHSVTRTEYKSGFREDGSTGIHRHGQPEPKKQRLENHGSGKTDSILTGLSNCIQEPAEQETQNGTTKRKRKRKLYTHSQLNKALEQISQGMTIYQASKNYNIPETTLRDKRDRRYKNPKCGVQPILSVQDETQIVDWIHYLDSSGVPVNKKRLLDIVSKFAKNLNRPNPFKDGVPGRCWFKNFMKRHPSVAEMVIQNNTSRVVRKK; from the exons ATGG ATTTTGGATATTGCCGGTTCTGCGAGACGCAGGGTGAACACACAAACATGGTGTCGGAGCTAGTGTTGAGAGGCGGTCAAGAAAACTACTTCGATATGCTCTTGGACTgttttaatgtattt cTAGCAACAGACTCAACAATCAGCTCACTTATATGCACTACGTGTGCGCAGCGACTGCGCGACGCGCGCGAGTTTAAACAGCTCGTGCTGCGCGCGCAGAGCGgcgtgcggcgcgcggcagccACCTTAAAAG ACGGCCGTCCCGGTAGATACCTCAAAATAAAGCCGGAACCAGAAGACCCCACAGAACCCGAGGACCCGGGACCAGACCCCCTACGCATAAGCGGTGTCGTAGTCAAGTCTGAACCAGATATCGACATCGTCGAGCACAGCGTAACACGGACAG AGTATAAGAGTGGCTTTAGAGAAGACGGGTCAACGGGAATCCACCGCCATGGACAACCAG AACCAAAAAAGCAACGACTAGAAAATCATGGATCAGGCAAAACGGACTCAATTCTGACCGGCTTGTCAAACTGCATTCAGGAACCGGCGGAGCAAGAAACACAGAATG gaaCCACGAAACGAAAAAGGAAAAGAAAGCTTTACACACATTCACAACTGAATAAAGCTCTTGAGCAAATATCTCAAGGTATGACTATATACCAAGCctcaaaaaattataacataccAGAGACTACACTCAGAGATAAAAGGGATAGAAGGTATAAGAATCCCAAATGTGGTGTTCAACCAATACTGAGTGTACAAGATGAAACACAGATAGTGGACTGGATACATTATTTGGATAGTAGCGGTGTACCTGTAAATAAGAAACGGTTGCTAGACATTGTTAGTAAATttgcaaaaaatttaaatcgCCCGAACCCATTCAAAGATGGAGTGCCCGGCAGATGTTGGTTTAAAAACTTTATGAAACGACATCCAAGTGTAGCTGAGATGGTCATTCAAAACAACACAAGTAGAgtagtaagaaaaaaataa
- the LOC134752321 gene encoding endocuticle structural glycoprotein ABD-4-like yields the protein MHAVGFLTLLLLSLCQCQEEIVRNDFEGPNEDGSYKFAYQTQGGIYHEQRGSLQGQEPALVVEGQYQYTAPDGQVINVIYRADENGFQATGDHLPTPPPIPMAIQRSLDYLMSLPPSDNDY from the exons TTGCTACTGCTGAGCCTATGCCAGTGCCAGGAGGAGATCGTACGGAACGACTTCGAAGGTCCGAATGAGGACGGCTCTTACAAGTTCGCTTATCAGACGC AGGGCGGCATCTATCACGAGCAACGTGGCTCGCTCCAAGGACAGGAACCGGCGCTGGTTGTTGAAGGACAATACCAGTACACGGCCCCTGACGGACAG GTGATAAACGTGATCTACAGAGCAGACGAGAACGGCTTCCAAGCGACGGGTGACCACCTCCCCACTCCACCGCCCATCCCGATGGCGATACAGCGCTCCCTCGACTATTTGATGAGTCTGCCACCTTCTGACAATGACTATTAG